The sequence ATGACGGTCCTCAACACCAATTTGCATTGTCAGCAATTGTATCCGCTGAGTTTGAAGATGCTGTCGAGCCTTAGAAAATGGACTATTCACAGGATAGTTGTAGCAGTGTATGATGCTGCAGCATTGTCCCATTCGCTGAAGTTCCTTGCACTGCCACTATAATTGTACTGTATATACGAGCCAATGTACATATTTAAGTTGCAGCCCTTTATACAACTTATCAGAGATTGGCAGAAGACACAGCCTcaccaatctaatattgatggcctattctgagGATAGACCAACAATCATTTAAACATTGCATTAAATGTCCCACTCTGCGCTATGAGCCCCTAGGTCACCACTTATTTTTAGAGCCTTTTACTAGGTTTGATGACCAGGTCGGCATGAAGAATCGCTATTCcaacctgtcaaaaaataaataaaattggctGTCAGCCTCACTTCACCCCTTGTAATAGTGGATGTGCAGCTGACGGCCAATTACTTTTCGACAGGTCAAAATTAAGCAGTCAGCCAACGAAAAAGCGCTTGCTATCTTTCTGGCAGGTCactgtccctattgcacagggtgATATCGGCCTGATATGGCAATAATTGGCCCTTGTAATTTGGCCTTAAAATGTTATATTGGTCACACACTATCAGTCAGAAAAGCAGCACCAAAtggttggctttttttttttttttttttacaaaagacaGACAATTATCTGTTTCGTTGCGGTAGATATTTTTTGCAGAAGTGACAAAAGGAAGTGCAGTCATACTGGTTACCTGTGAATTAGCTTTCCTAAAGCTCTTTGTTGACTAAGCAATAAAATTGGCCATACATGTTGGATAGTTTGATAGCCAGCCTAGCATTTGTTTggccaatatatacatacatgtattcTAATTGAGGAAAGAGGAGAAAACTCCTGGCAGTGGCTTATGTTCCTGAGAACAAAAGAGGCAGGCATGTTAAAATACGACAGCCCATTTCTTCTGTTCCCCAACATTTGCCATCAGCGGAGAGTCGGGAGGCCCCAACATACATTAGACAGTTGACCAATCCTTCAAGGCCAACTTATCACCAGCTTCTTAGTAATTCATAAAAAATTGACTACCAGTATCATCTACTTCCTGTCACTTTTGCTgcactaaaatgtaaaaaaaaaatataatatatttatttataactagcaatagagatgagcgaaccgggttcgggttcgagtcgatccgaacccgatcgttcggcatttgattagcggcggctgctgaacttggataaagctctaaggttgtctggaaaacatggatacagccaatgactatatccatgttttccacatagcttagggctttatccaacttcagcagccaccgctaatcaaatgccgaacgttcgggttcggatcgactcaaacccgaacccagttcgctcatctctaactagcaACTATTTGCTGCTGCTTTAACTGGCCTATATGAACTCTGAGCTATTCCCTATGTGCCTACTgatttctttagtttttttttttttttttttaagtataaataaTGTAAAGCCACAAGGAAATGGAGGTGATTACAGTGACTGCAGCTGCTTATGGAGAAAAGTAATGATTCTGAAGTCAAATAAACAGAAATCACATTGATCACCAGGCGGCTTTGATATAAAAAGGGGTACTGAAGAGAATTTagttttttgctaatacattgcattaataaaaggtatattactttgtaatataaatttTAAAAAGTATAGTTTTTAATGTACATACGATATATGTcagttgactggcagcagtaaggggtgacttggccccctctgctgccacagtCATGCACTTCCTGCTCCCAATTTGCTCAAGCGGTGCCGAACAGAGTTATATAGAAAAGGGTCCCGTTCcgtccatgtactgtatatgcgtcTAGTTTCTAGTATAGCGATCACTGCTCACTGTGCAGAGACTGCCAAACACCTTGATTGTGTTCTTGGTACTGTATGTGAGTATATACAGcacattgggggaggggctgctcTGCATAGCGCTTCTCGAGTAGAGCTAGGATTCCtgcctgcagttcctgacacaaacgttggtggcagcagagggagcctgtgaccccccccccccccttactgctgccagtcaacagaagtatatatgtatatgaaaaaCAATATATAGAGCAATGTAGCAAACATTAATCTTCAGtatccggagcacccctttaagcaatacATGCAGATATGATCATAAGCTTTTTGTGAAGAAGttggtgaaaaaaaaacccaaacaaaaacattaaaagggaatctgtcagctctatatgaTTCAAAGTGCTGCACACATAGCTGCTAGAGAGAAAACAAATTATAtatgtctcttagctgatggctatATGTGAAGTTGTAAAATCATGATTTCCTTTCAAtctcaagtgtcaaagaggccatgctgagctgcagcatgcacacatCCTCCCTCACAGGATTGCTGTACAAGGCCCATTGCCAAATCTGGTACATCAATCATAGCAGGGAGaaggcgtgcatgctgcagctcagcacggcCTCTTCGACATTTGAGCTtgaaaggaaaacatgattttacaaCTTTGCATCCAGCCATCAGCTAACagacaggtatcatttgttttatctactTATCAGATATTTGCAGCTTTGACCGATttcccttaaagggtttgtccaggattagaaaaacatggcagattATCTTTCGATAaagagcaccacacctgtccatttTTAGTATTACAGCTCAGATGGTGCTGAGGTGTAATTCACAAACCTTGAAATtaccaaacaaaaaacaaacagattgAAGAATTATCAGCACACACAGCCTCAGGATGATCGATTTATAACCATATTACAGATCTATTCTACCTGCACCGGTTACAGTCCAACAATAGGCCGTACTAAATAGATGCCACATGTGGCAAGTGACAGCTCTAGATGGTGGGTACTGTGAAGATGCTGCCATATTATATTACTTACACGAATAGTAAATGACTGGTATTACATCATCAACACCACCCTGCTGGATGCCATGAACTGATCAAtataaagattttaatttttttaatgaattttttttagctaattaaaataaaattaaaatcatCCTGAAGCTgcgggggaagaaaaaaaaattaacatgcaGAAGCACCCACCACCAAGAGAGGAAGAATCAGTGTGCGGAAGGCgagggggtcacacatacacACCCTCAGGGTTCCGGGTAGAGAGAAGAGGGTTCTGCAAGTTACGTGGATGGCCTGTTAGATGATTAGGAGCGGGTCGTGGGAGAGAATCTGCTGAACCTAGGGAAGAAGCAAGATGTGATTTTATTCTATGTATACTATAGATAAAACCTTCACTAAGAGACAGCAATACATGTGTGTTCAAACGGCCATTTAGAATGGGCTACATACAGGAAATCATATAATAGACTTATAATGTGAATATTCACATAAAGCACATTACTACCACCACAGAATTCTTAACAGATGGATATGCATTCATACCTGTACTTCTGTGCTGTCCTTCCCATTGTTGGCCATTTTGATCAGAAAACTCATCTTCTAGTCGTCCTTGGCCATTTGTGACAATGGAGCCAGTCTGTAGGATGAACTGCTGGAGGTTACACTGTCTGAGGTCTTTGTTGAGCTCCTCCAGATCCTGATTTCTTGACTGGAGAGAGGATTAACATGAAATACTATTTAAGTGTGATATAAATCATATATAAAGAATAAACTATATATTGCATGACTATGATAACATTTTTAAATGGGGCCGCTAAGCACAGGTGATCCCAGCAGCATCAGCACACTACTAAAAACCTGTGTTGTATAGCTTAGGCCTTACTAGAGAACCACCAACCATCCCTTTTGTAGCAAACTAGGTTAAGGCTCTATTATATGGGCCGATttggaggagcaagtgagcaccgatctgtcatatctgtcagatcagcgctcgcttgctcatcgttccccacttgctgccagtgctattacaccGTGCCGACACCGAGCTgggaagcccataggagatagtggcggtctgctgacaCCGCTCCCATTACTAgttttttcaatatgttgaaagacaaggatcagccaacatcgtgcatatcggctgattgttgccttttatggtgcgtttacacagacagatttatctgacggatctttgaagccaaaaccaggagcagactataaacagggatcaggtcataaaggaaagactgggatctatcctctttttaaatccattcctggctttggcttccaaaatctgtcagataaatctttctgtgtaaacgcacccttaacaggagctattacaccaaggcCTTCAGTCTTTCACAAGACAATGGAAAAGGTCACGTAAACATCCTAACAGTGTTATTTgagacttaagcccctattccacgggccgtctagaggagcaaacaagcactcgtttgctccttattccccgctcgctgcccccgctattcaacgtggctgcagcgagtgggtgagtgcgggaggggcggcggggagctgcccgggtgatcgctgatcgtccgggcagcccataggatatagtggcggtctgctgccgatgctcctattcaacggagcgacggcagcagatcgctgctatatcagtcgcttgttgtTCCCTGCTcatgagcgggtgagtacaggggaggtgcgggggaggtctgctcgggtgatcgctagatcatctgggcatCCCAAAGGGGATAGCAGTGgtttgctgccgccactcctattccacagagcgacggcagcagatcgttgctgtacgagtcgtttgtctttcaacatgttgtaagacaaacgactgcaacgatcagccgacatcattcatgttggctgatcgctgccttctattacacggaacgattatcggccgataatcgttccgtgtaatagggccttaagtctcagatagataagccctttaaaaaGGTCTCTCAATGATTGGAACATTTTAAATTTTTCCAACAGCATTGTAAAATCAGACAATTATATTATGCTTGCATCattagatcccagtctttctggCGCAGGTTGGTGGTTTTCCAGCTGGGCAGTTCATCCAGTGTATCAGACATGCAAACAAATGGCACAGAtacgtacaaaaaaaaaaatactaaatagcCAAAGAGTTTGTGGATATCCCTCCTATACTGGACTTTGGCCTTTACAGAAGcttaaaacaaaacacacaacatgcAAATTCCGAAGACAGACCTCAGCATCTGCACACAAGTCAGAGGTTGTCCATAATGATGGCGTCTACATTTCCATTAGACTAGGAAAAAACTCTTTAAGTAAAGATTCACAAGTCACATTCTGGCAGCCCAATGACGAATGTACAGCAAGTTTAGCTGAATTTTTAGGCCCGCAAATGCTTACCACTCCATAACACAGCACCAACTTTAGAAATCGGTTTGTGACAGTGTGCCCTAATGACCAATCTCTAGGAATCTCCAGAGACAATTACAGACCATGAATTATACTTCTTACAAGTATATTCAGATTGTCTAATTTAGAATGTCCATTTTAAATACCCTTAAGCTGCGTTCCCACATGCAAAGCAATATCACATGACTATTGGTGAGGAAACAAGGGCATGGTTTGGCAACATGCGCTCCTCTGCGTgtgggaacgcagcctaaggACCTTTATCTTTTGGCCATCTAAAAAGGCCCAGATAAGACACAGGCCAGTTTCAGACAAGTGTAATATCTATAATGGTCACAAATTGCTGTGTATTGACCTTGAGACTGTCAAGTTTTTAGAGACAAATGAGGTTATATAAAAGGCGCTTTTAGACAGGATGACGGCTGCACAATAACTTCACAGCACAATAACTGCTCGACTTCACCTGCAGGTCGGGTCATGTGAACAATTGCTAGATTGTTCATCCAATGACATATGTACTCTTTAGGGCCATGCAatgctctttaaaaaaaataaaaaaaataacagctcTCTTCTACAAAATGATTGCTCTCTAGTGACACTTTCTGTAGTTTCCCTGCAAGTCAAttcttaacccctttaagggaccccCCCAAGCCAGCACCCTGTTCTGTACTGGTGAGGAGCAAGAATCCCAAAACAGATGGGTCCTCCTCcgttttaaagaggttatcctgaATTTGAAATCAAAATCAGCTATTTTcagcaaaaaacagcaccaccccaggttgtgtgtggtattacaatttagcttcaTGCACTTCACTGGAACATAGCTGCAAcaccacaaccaaactgaggacaagggtggcactgtttctggaagaaagtacccatgtttttccaagcctgtataacccctttaaagcaggacTACTGGCTGTCAGAAAAAAGGAACTTCAAGAAAAAATAGCCCCTCCTATCAATGTAAATGGGCTGTTAAAGGGCATAATGTACAGCAGACTATCCATGCTTATCACAAAAGCAGACAGTGTTTTGTTCACCATATCAGAGGTGATGCTCCTTCAAAGAATCTAGCTGTTGTGTCCTATAACTGGGTTCAGACGTAGACTGTGCAGGTGTCTGAACACTTTTTAAAATATCCTCCAGAGGGAGCAATTGAGTTAATATTGCATGTGGTTTTTAAAACCATAAAGTGTCCTTCAATGTTTTCATATCTTGCCAGCCTCTATTACAAAGGGCAGATACTACTGAGTTTATTTACCTGTAAAAGGAAGGCTTTTTACTAAAAGGAAGGGGTACCCTGGAGACTAAAATATAATTTTCTAACACTAATACTTTCTAAAAATAaacgtatattttttttttttacatatgcatTACATATATCTTGTATATGACATTTTTTgtgcagatttctgctctgcaagctaaggctatgttcacacactaaaaaaaaaaaagcaaaatgcgACAGTAAAATTGGTATAAAACATAGCACAAATCTGCAgaaaaaatgccatatacaagatATATAATGGCCTGATATAGTGCTGCCCCTCATGTACACACATGGAAGGTTATCCTGAAGTGTCACCTGAAATGACAGCCTAGATAATTTCCAGTTCTCCCAGAGGTGGTCGGCAGAGCCTAATGTCTATGGTgtctgcacacacagaggaggagatcctttGTGTACAGTTTAAAAttagcagcagcatggaagacatAATAAAGCTGAAGTGAGCAGTCTAAACTGTGTAAAAAAGCCTGGGTTGGCATTTATTACTTACAGAACTGTCTCTGAGccatccatctctctctctgcctgttaACCCAGGCTCTCCCCTTCCCATCCCCCCTCCACAGAGTTCCCTTGCTTGTAGCTAGATACAGGAGGTTACTGAGCtgattttcagagtggatgacaGTTTAGCAGTGAGAGAGGGAGTATGAGAAAAGATGCTTAACAGAACAagaatttttgtctgataagatatattacaaagcatCATCTacttgcttgtactattgatttatgtaaagtttgttgaaatgacagtgaATAGAACACAGAGACAGAACACAGTGAAAAAAGTATTGTGAAATCTGATAAACGTTAAGTATACTTTTATTTGAGGAACAAACACTCAATATTTAGTAATGTCAGGGAGACACTGGCAAAAATATCAGGTTGCACCCTATGATGCATATCTAATGTAAACCGTGCTGGGTCAGAGAGCGCATTATGTtggagagaggggaaaaaaacaaacaaaacaaaaactttttgccCGTGATGTAAAAATATGAAATAAATGTCAGCCACCACGCATTGAAGTGACTTACGGAAAGTGATTTACAGAAGTGCTATCAACTATCTACAATGTTCTACAGACAGAATCACAATAGGGGGTTGATTAATCTCATACAATACAGAAATGGTTGGTGTTGCACGGCTCACTTTACATTCACCTAGAGGTGCCCAAGGTTTTCACCATTGAGGAAAATAAAATATTCTTTATTCTACAGTCTCATTCTATATCAATAAAAATGCCTTCAATCTTCCATCCTAAGCGATCTCAAAGCACATGCTCCGATGTGCATTGCTGTAGCATAGGTTGAGCAGTCATCCTCAGCCAAAATATGCAGATACAGAAGGTCCATATAAAAAGGAATAGCCTTGCAGCAAGCACATGTAGCCATTTTACATGCATAAGCCAAGCCTTGTTTTACTACAGGTGAGCAGTAAGCCTACCTCTAGGTTCCTTCTGGCCTCCTCACAGGCTCTTTCCACATTAGACAGATTACTTTCCAGTTCTTGGCTCTGTACAATCTTGGCCTCCAATTCCTttctcattttttccaccatttcATCAATATCAGCCGGACTGGGTTCCCCTGAAAGTCTTTTTGAGGTCTCCTTCTGGATTTCGTTCTCTAAGGCCTCAGTCCTTTCAGTCAACTCTTTAATCTTGAGGGTGTAATCCTCCATTGTGGTTCTTAGTTGTCGCattttgtcttgtcttttttGCTCATCTACCCTTTCTCTTTCCAGCTCATCCAACCAAAACATCTCCTCTGCCAGCTCAGCATCATTTCGGCGGATAAGTCGTTCTAGGTAAGCAATCTCATCGTCCACCTCATGAGGTCCACCAGCCCTGCCCCTTTCCCACGTTTGTAAGTCCTTGCCTATAGAGTTGTTTTGCATCTCCAGTGCTTTGAGTTGCTCTTGTTGTTGGAGCACCAGCTTAAATATATCCTCTTTGGTAGGTTGTCGATGGGCAGTGTCCTTACCAACTGTGCCATTCTGATGCTTTTGTCTGTGCTTAAGCAACATATCGTTTGAACTCATAGGTCCCAGATTAAAAGTCAAAGATTTTTTAGGCTCTTTTGACCTTGTAACGTCTGTACCATGTGCCCGAGGATTAAGAGGCAAGCTCGACCTGGGAAAAGTTctttctggaggaggagggggaggaacaCTGTCTGAAGAGGGGCGCTCAGCTAAGCTGGGTCCTGTACGTTTTAATAGAAAATGGACATCATTGGCATACTGTCCACTCTTGGCCAAGAACTCCAAAGGTCTCTCGTGAGGCAGAAGCTGCCTTTCTTTATCCCGCAGAGTCTGGATAAGCACGTACCGTCCTGTCTGACCTGTAAGTTAACATACATAAAGTTACAATATAATTGTGGACAAATTGGGAATCTCTCAATTTAAATTCTATACAAAGCTTATTTTCAGTATACATTATAGTGTAGAAAGCGGTCCTCTCCATCCACTGGGCAGCTTCTGttgccatagaagtcattggagaGCTGCGCCTTCTCCATTCTAGTCTATTGGCGTTACTGTTGGAAACGTGCAACAATTATTAAAGGGTTTTTATCCAGCCTCATTAaagtgatggcctatcctcagagcaggccatctatattAGATCAACGGGGGCCAGGCACCCAACACCTCTGTCACTCAGCTGTTTAAAGGGGCTGCAGTGCTTGTATGGCTACAACAGCCTCTTTAGTATTTACCAGCACTTTCACTATACTATTCATAGCACTGATGCAAGGTAATGAAGCATTGtcttattcacttgaatggaacaaAGCTGCAGTACCTTGCACCATCACAACCACAAGTATGAAGGTACGAGAGCTAGCAAATACTATAGAGGCTGTG is a genomic window of Dendropsophus ebraccatus isolate aDenEbr1 chromosome 4, aDenEbr1.pat, whole genome shotgun sequence containing:
- the RASSF7 gene encoding ras association domain-containing protein 7 isoform X2, whose translation is MELKVWVDGVQRVVCGVTEKTSCQEVVIALAQAIGQTGRYVLIQTLRDKERQLLPHERPLEFLAKSGQYANDVHFLLKRTGPSLAERPSSDSVPPPPPPERTFPRSSLPLNPRAHGTDVTRSKEPKKSLTFNLGPMSSNDMLLKHRQKHQNGTVGKDTAHRQPTKEDIFKLVLQQQEQLKALEMQNNSIGKDLQTWERGRAGGPHEVDDEIAYLERLIRRNDAELAEEMFWLDELERERVDEQKRQDKMRQLRTTMEDYTLKIKELTERTEALENEIQKETSKRLSGEPSPADIDEMVEKMRKELEAKIVQSQELESNLSNVERACEEARRNLESRNQDLEELNKDLRQCNLQQFILQTGSIVTNGQGRLEDEFSDQNGQQWEGQHRSTGSADSLPRPAPNHLTGHPRNLQNPLLSTRNPEGVYV
- the RASSF7 gene encoding ras association domain-containing protein 7 isoform X1, translating into MELKVWVDGVQRVVCGVTEKTSCQEVVIALAQAIGQTGRYVLIQTLRDKERQLLPHERPLEFLAKSGQYANDVHFLLKRTGPSLAERPSSDSVPPPPPPERTFPRSSLPLNPRAHGTDVTRSKEPKKSLTFNLGPMSSNDMLLKHRQKHQNGTVGKDTAHRQPTKEDIFKLVLQQQEQLKALEMQNNSIGKDLQTWERGRAGGPHEVDDEIAYLERLIRRNDAELAEEMFWLDELERERVDEQKRQDKMRQLRTTMEDYTLKIKELTERTEALENEIQKETSKRLSGEPSPADIDEMVEKMRKELEAKIVQSQELESNLSNVERACEEARRNLESRNQDLEELNKDLRQCNLQQFILQTGSIVTNGQGRLEDEFSDQNGQQWEGQHRSTGSADSLPRPAPNHLTGHPRNLQNPLLSTRNPEVLPSLDTSWT